GAAGCCCCGCTCTGGCGAACCTCGTTCCCGGAGAGGCAAAGGAGATTCTGGAGTACGTCTACCAGAAGACCCCCTCGACAGCCAACTTCCAGGCCGACTACCACGCAGATGCACCTGTCGTCCCCCAGACCTCATTCCAGGCCCCTGAGGGAGAGCTCACACTGCCTGTCCTCTACGACACAGTCAAAACTCTCGACCAGGTCATCGATGTGGACTACTACGTCCCCGGATGCCCTCCCCTCCAGGAGTCCATCAGTTACTTGCTGAAGGCAGTTGCTGACTTCGCATACAACGGAGTACCTCTCCCGCCCAAGGGAACCGAGATCGGAATCACATCCAAGACTCTGTGCGAGGAGTGCCCCAGGAAGAAGGAGAACCTCAGAATCGAGCACATCTACGAGCCCCACGAGATCGATGTCAAGCCTGACGTCTGCCTCATGGACCAGGGTATCCTGTGCCTCGGACCCGCCACAGTCGGCGGATGCGGCGCAAGGTGCACCAAGGTAGGCCAGCCCTGCCGTGGATGCTACGGACCCACCTCGGATGTTCAGGAGCACGGAGCCAGTGTGTTCACCGCAATCGCTTCCATGTTCCCGATCCGTGAGGACGATGGAATCATCGGAGAGGATGAAATCGTGAAGATCATGTCAGAGGTCAAGGACCCGCTCGGATACTTCTACGCATTCACCCTCGGTAAATCATTGATTAAGAAAGCAGTTGTAGAAGGAGGTCAGTAAATGGCAGGACCAATCATTTGGGACGACAAGCAGAAGGTCACCGGAAACAGGGTGACCGTTGACCCCATCACGCGTCTCGAGGGACACGGAAAGA
This Thermoplasmata archaeon DNA region includes the following protein-coding sequences:
- a CDS encoding oxidoreductase, translated to MGFFDKLFKKDAKKEQKAAEKEAAKAAPAPAAAAGGEVETIGLPAADLGELLPGAPPGGKFKLAIYWAAACGGCDVSLLDTNERILTIGDMADIVMWPVAADGKEKDIEAMEDGAILVSIISGAVRNSENEHMVKLLRQKSKVVVSYGTCACFGGSPALANLVPGEAKEILEYVYQKTPSTANFQADYHADAPVVPQTSFQAPEGELTLPVLYDTVKTLDQVIDVDYYVPGCPPLQESISYLLKAVADFAYNGVPLPPKGTEIGITSKTLCEECPRKKENLRIEHIYEPHEIDVKPDVCLMDQGILCLGPATVGGCGARCTKVGQPCRGCYGPTSDVQEHGASVFTAIASMFPIREDDGIIGEDEIVKIMSEVKDPLGYFYAFTLGKSLIKKAVVEGGQ